The proteins below are encoded in one region of Rhizobacter sp.:
- a CDS encoding YaeQ family protein — MALKATIYKAQIQLADMDRNIYGDHNVTIARHPSETDERMMIRLLAFALNVPADDHHGALEFAKDLWDTDEPSLWQKDLTGQIVQWIDLGQPDDKRVMKSAPRAERVAVYSYTSSTPIWWNGIATKITRASNVTVWQVPAEQSQQLATLAQRTMQLQVTVQDGTVWVGDGTQSIEITPQKLYG, encoded by the coding sequence ATGGCCCTCAAGGCAACGATCTACAAGGCGCAGATCCAGCTCGCCGACATGGATCGCAACATCTACGGCGACCACAACGTGACCATCGCGCGCCACCCGTCGGAAACCGACGAGCGCATGATGATCCGCCTGCTGGCCTTCGCGCTCAACGTGCCGGCCGACGACCACCACGGCGCCCTCGAATTCGCGAAAGACCTGTGGGACACCGACGAGCCCAGCCTCTGGCAGAAAGACCTCACCGGCCAGATCGTGCAGTGGATCGACCTCGGCCAGCCCGACGACAAGCGCGTGATGAAGTCGGCCCCGCGCGCCGAGCGCGTCGCCGTCTACAGCTACACGAGCAGCACGCCGATCTGGTGGAACGGCATCGCCACCAAGATCACCCGCGCGAGCAACGTGACGGTGTGGCAGGTGCCGGCCGAGCAGAGCCAGCAGCTCGCCACCCTCGCGCAGCGCACGATGCAGCTGCAGGTCACCGTGCAAGACGGCACCGTGTGGGTGGGCGACGGCACGCAGAGCATCGAGATCACCCCGCAGAAGCTGTACGGCTGA
- a CDS encoding N-acetyltransferase, protein MTDTAYTVSHNPAQHRFEVAVDGQLAIAEYTMPGPSVMRLTHTLVPKALEGRGIAGALARFAMAHAREQRLKIDPQCPYMRAYMEKHPETHDLRV, encoded by the coding sequence ATGACCGACACCGCCTACACCGTCTCGCACAACCCTGCCCAGCACCGCTTCGAAGTCGCCGTCGACGGCCAGCTCGCGATCGCCGAATACACGATGCCGGGCCCCTCGGTGATGCGCCTCACGCACACGCTGGTGCCCAAGGCCCTCGAAGGCCGTGGCATCGCCGGGGCGCTGGCCCGCTTCGCGATGGCGCACGCGCGCGAGCAGCGGCTCAAGATCGACCCGCAGTGCCCTTACATGCGGGCCTACATGGAGAAGCACCCCGAGACGCACGACCTGCGCGTATGA
- a CDS encoding S9 family peptidase, producing the protein MPQTPALPDSTDPYLWLEDVQGDKALDWVRERNAVSQKVLMAQPGFDETRSQLLEVLNAKDRIPSVTRRGDWLYNFWQDENNKRGLWRRTTLADYRRAEPKWETVLDLDALGQAEGENWVWGGATCLGPSYRHCLISLSRGGADAKVVREFDTARREFVKDGFTLPESKGDVDWIDENTIYVATNFGPGSMTDSGYPRVIKRWKRGTPLGEATTVFEGEAQDVAVHVSVDPTPGFERTVFYRSLDFYNSKVFLLQGDKLVPLDIPSDASPAFMRDTLLLSLRSDMTVGGQRFPAGSLLHTNASDYLQGQRKLAALFTPTATRSLSGYTATKSHVLLNIIDNVAGKLEQWQKHGDNFTRREVNAPYPGSLGVSALHDPLIKDDPLAEAYWLSYTDFLTPDSLYLGSTADDKRELLKSRGALFDSTGMRAEQRFATSKDGTRVPYFVVWPKDAKPDGENATLLYGYGGFEISLKPWYSGGFGRAWYRRGGVLVVANIRGGGEYGPAWHQAAVKANKQRSYDDFIAVAEDLVKHKITSPKHLGIMGGSNGGLLVGATVTQRPDLFNAVVCQVPLLDMRRYHTLLAGASWMAEYGNPDRPDEWAYISAYSPYQNVKPDVRYPRVLFTTSTRDDRVHPGHARKMAARMLAQGHDILYYENIEGGHGGAADNEQRAHLQALEYSYLWQQLGR; encoded by the coding sequence ATGCCGCAAACCCCAGCCTTGCCTGACAGCACCGACCCTTACCTCTGGCTGGAAGATGTGCAGGGCGACAAGGCACTCGACTGGGTGCGCGAGCGCAACGCGGTGTCGCAGAAGGTGCTGATGGCGCAACCCGGCTTCGACGAGACCCGCTCGCAACTGCTCGAAGTGCTGAACGCCAAAGACCGCATCCCGAGCGTCACACGCCGCGGCGACTGGCTCTACAACTTCTGGCAGGACGAGAACAACAAGCGCGGCCTCTGGCGCCGTACCACGCTCGCCGACTATCGCCGCGCCGAGCCGAAGTGGGAAACCGTGCTCGACCTCGACGCCCTGGGCCAGGCCGAGGGCGAGAACTGGGTCTGGGGTGGTGCCACCTGCCTCGGCCCGAGCTACCGCCACTGCCTGATCTCGCTCTCGCGCGGCGGCGCCGATGCGAAGGTCGTGCGCGAGTTCGACACGGCCCGGCGCGAGTTCGTGAAAGACGGCTTCACGCTGCCCGAGTCGAAGGGCGACGTCGACTGGATCGACGAGAACACGATCTACGTCGCCACCAATTTCGGCCCCGGCTCGATGACCGATTCGGGCTACCCGCGCGTCATCAAACGCTGGAAGCGTGGCACGCCATTGGGCGAGGCGACGACCGTGTTCGAGGGCGAGGCGCAAGACGTCGCGGTGCATGTGAGCGTCGACCCGACGCCAGGCTTCGAGCGCACCGTGTTCTACCGCTCGCTCGACTTCTACAACAGCAAGGTCTTCCTCCTGCAGGGCGACAAGCTGGTGCCGCTCGACATCCCGAGCGACGCGAGCCCCGCCTTCATGCGCGACACGCTGCTGCTGAGCCTGCGCAGCGACATGACGGTCGGCGGCCAGCGCTTCCCCGCCGGCTCGCTGCTGCACACCAACGCCTCGGACTACCTGCAAGGCCAGCGCAAGCTCGCCGCGCTCTTCACGCCGACCGCCACACGCTCGCTCTCGGGCTACACCGCCACAAAGAGCCACGTGCTGCTCAACATCATCGACAACGTGGCCGGCAAGCTCGAGCAGTGGCAGAAGCACGGCGACAACTTCACCCGTCGCGAGGTCAACGCGCCCTACCCCGGCTCGCTGGGTGTGAGCGCGCTGCACGACCCGCTGATCAAGGACGACCCGCTCGCCGAGGCCTATTGGCTGAGCTACACCGACTTCCTCACGCCCGATTCGCTCTACCTCGGCAGCACGGCCGACGACAAACGCGAACTCTTGAAATCGCGTGGCGCGCTCTTCGACAGCACCGGCATGCGCGCCGAGCAGCGCTTCGCCACCTCGAAAGACGGCACCCGTGTGCCCTACTTCGTCGTCTGGCCGAAAGACGCCAAGCCCGATGGCGAGAACGCGACGCTGCTCTACGGCTACGGCGGCTTCGAGATCTCGCTCAAGCCTTGGTATTCAGGCGGCTTCGGCCGCGCGTGGTACCGGCGTGGCGGCGTGCTGGTGGTGGCCAACATCCGCGGGGGTGGCGAGTACGGCCCGGCCTGGCACCAGGCCGCGGTCAAGGCGAACAAGCAGCGCAGCTACGACGACTTCATCGCCGTGGCCGAAGACCTGGTCAAGCACAAGATCACGTCGCCGAAGCACCTCGGCATCATGGGCGGCAGCAACGGCGGCCTGCTGGTGGGCGCCACCGTCACGCAGCGGCCCGATCTCTTCAATGCCGTGGTGTGCCAGGTGCCGCTGCTCGACATGCGCCGCTACCACACGCTGCTGGCCGGCGCCTCGTGGATGGCCGAGTACGGCAACCCCGACCGGCCCGACGAGTGGGCCTACATCTCGGCCTACAGCCCCTACCAGAACGTGAAGCCCGACGTGAGGTACCCGCGTGTGCTCTTCACCACCTCGACCCGCGACGACCGCGTGCACCCCGGCCATGCGCGCAAGATGGCCGCGCGCATGCTGGCCCAGGGCCACGACATCCTCTACTACGAGAACATCGAAGGCGGCCACGGTGGCGCGGCCGACAACGAGCAGCGTGCGCACCTGCAGGCGCTGGAATACAGCTACCTCTGGCAGCAACTGGGGCGCTGA
- a CDS encoding DUF924 domain-containing protein → MDAKAAEVLQFWFGDGPPYADRPEWFRKSDAFDREIERRFAPLIENALQDGLSAWVAEPATALARVIVLDQFPRNVFRNTPKAFAGDPLALAAARAMVERGQDAALAPVQRVFVYLPFEHAEDLAAQDTSVQLFGTLAHDAPEAGTGWLDYAERHHAIVVRFGRFPHRNAILGRPSTPEETAFLSQPGSSF, encoded by the coding sequence ATGGACGCGAAAGCCGCCGAGGTGCTGCAGTTCTGGTTCGGCGACGGCCCGCCCTACGCCGACCGGCCGGAGTGGTTTCGCAAGAGCGATGCGTTCGACCGCGAGATCGAGCGCCGCTTCGCACCGCTGATCGAGAACGCGCTGCAAGACGGCCTGTCGGCCTGGGTCGCCGAGCCGGCCACGGCGCTCGCCCGCGTCATCGTGCTCGACCAGTTCCCCCGCAACGTCTTCCGCAACACCCCCAAGGCCTTTGCCGGCGACCCGCTGGCGCTGGCTGCCGCGCGGGCGATGGTCGAGCGCGGGCAGGACGCCGCGCTTGCGCCAGTGCAGCGGGTGTTCGTCTACCTGCCCTTCGAGCACGCCGAAGACCTGGCGGCACAAGACACCTCGGTGCAGCTCTTCGGCACCCTCGCCCACGACGCCCCCGAGGCCGGCACCGGCTGGCTCGACTACGCCGAGCGCCATCACGCCATCGTGGTGCGCTTCGGCCGCTTCCCCCACCGCAACGCGATCCTCGGGCGCCCTTCCACCCCGGAAGAGACCGCGTTCCTGAGCCAGCCCGGCTCGTCGTTCTGA
- a CDS encoding carboxylesterase family protein, whose protein sequence is MKNTSFWTTALAGLAMATGLVACGGGSDEVEANTANGVVRGSISGNTLSYKGIPYAAPPVGARRWAAPAAAANWSGVREAKSFGPHCAQPGTAFGAASTSEDCLYLNVYAPKAPGNYPVMVWIHGGAFYLGLSNGYNPERLVAQGNVVVTLNYRLGALGFMAHPALSAEPGASNASGNYGLMDQQAALRWVRDNIANFGGNRNNVTIFGESAGGFSVHAHLASPGSTGLFHKAIIQSGAYALAVGAQATLAQSEAVGTAIGNANNCAAPNNTAACLRSIPVASLLASQSAAWPSGPIPSVDGAVLPGSVLARLSAGTYNRVPLIQGATRDEWRLFVALDEVTAPTMAKPYLGAALNAGNYEAAIAGTFPYLAAAPFPAGFVNTMATTAYLPALYGNNHSVALGALGTDLLFACNSRWSSKLQEANASVYVYEFADDTAPAFIPGRSFPLGAAHTTELNFIFDTGAFTRTAAQEATAANLVSAWSRFAATGNPNSAATPTAWPAFGATDQIQQFNPAGVTTLLSDTAFSTSHRCSVWTPGV, encoded by the coding sequence TTGAAGAACACATCTTTCTGGACCACCGCCCTTGCCGGCCTGGCGATGGCGACCGGCCTGGTCGCCTGCGGCGGCGGGTCTGACGAGGTCGAAGCGAACACCGCCAACGGCGTCGTCCGTGGCTCGATCAGCGGCAACACCCTCAGCTACAAGGGCATCCCCTACGCTGCACCGCCCGTCGGCGCGCGCCGCTGGGCGGCCCCGGCCGCCGCGGCCAACTGGAGTGGCGTGCGCGAGGCGAAGAGCTTCGGCCCGCACTGCGCCCAGCCCGGCACCGCCTTCGGCGCCGCCTCGACCAGCGAAGACTGCCTCTACCTGAACGTCTACGCCCCCAAGGCGCCGGGCAACTACCCCGTGATGGTGTGGATCCACGGCGGCGCCTTCTACCTGGGCCTGTCGAACGGCTACAACCCCGAGCGCCTGGTGGCCCAGGGCAACGTGGTCGTCACCCTCAACTACCGCCTCGGCGCGCTGGGCTTCATGGCCCACCCGGCCCTGTCGGCCGAGCCGGGCGCTTCCAACGCTTCCGGCAACTACGGCCTGATGGACCAGCAGGCGGCCCTGCGCTGGGTGCGCGACAACATCGCGAACTTCGGCGGCAACCGCAACAACGTCACCATCTTCGGCGAGTCGGCCGGCGGCTTCAGCGTGCATGCGCACCTCGCCTCGCCCGGTTCGACCGGCCTCTTCCACAAGGCCATCATCCAGAGCGGCGCCTACGCGCTGGCCGTGGGCGCGCAAGCGACGCTCGCGCAGTCGGAAGCCGTGGGCACGGCCATCGGCAACGCCAACAACTGCGCCGCGCCGAACAACACCGCCGCCTGCCTGCGCAGCATTCCGGTGGCATCGTTGCTCGCGTCGCAGTCCGCCGCCTGGCCGTCCGGCCCGATCCCGAGCGTGGACGGTGCTGTGCTGCCCGGCTCGGTGCTGGCACGCCTGTCGGCCGGCACGTATAACCGCGTGCCGCTGATCCAGGGCGCGACGCGCGACGAATGGCGACTCTTCGTCGCGCTCGACGAGGTGACGGCGCCCACCATGGCCAAGCCTTACCTCGGCGCAGCGCTAAACGCTGGCAACTACGAAGCGGCGATCGCAGGCACCTTCCCGTACCTCGCGGCGGCGCCGTTCCCGGCAGGCTTCGTCAACACCATGGCGACCACGGCCTACCTGCCGGCGCTCTATGGCAACAACCACAGCGTGGCTCTGGGCGCACTGGGCACCGACCTGCTCTTTGCGTGCAACTCGCGCTGGTCCTCCAAGCTCCAGGAGGCCAACGCGAGCGTGTACGTCTATGAGTTCGCCGACGACACGGCACCGGCGTTCATCCCCGGCCGGAGCTTCCCCTTGGGCGCCGCCCACACGACCGAGCTGAATTTCATCTTCGACACCGGGGCCTTCACCCGCACCGCCGCACAAGAAGCCACCGCCGCCAACCTGGTCTCGGCCTGGTCGCGCTTCGCCGCCACCGGCAACCCCAACTCGGCGGCCACGCCGACCGCCTGGCCGGCCTTCGGGGCAACGGACCAGATCCAGCAGTTCAATCCGGCCGGCGTGACGACCTTGCTCAGCGACACCGCGTTCAGCACCTCGCACCGCTGCTCGGTGTGGACGCCGGGCGTCTGA
- a CDS encoding long-chain fatty acid--CoA ligase, whose protein sequence is MLLDGRPPSRGGAAVKGNPHAALGFVRRRRDPSALPCFGPYRLLETSFSSSQGVPVSEAAPRPHERIWPRRLPRELVVPATSLWFNLFVTAQRFPEKAATIFFGKPMSYQQLHDDADHLAGWLQSVGVKAGDRVLLYMQNCPQFLAAFFGILRANAVVVPVNPMNKADELGHYITDPEAKVAICGADLAAIVETANAALPADKRLAQVLVTRYSDAMFAPGAIDPADAPVAPVEAWLRSEPVLPAAGQGSATYLMWNDMLARQLKPGPHTAKPDDLAVLPYTSGTTGNPKGCMHTHRTVMHNSCGIQWAHGGPEAVALGVVPMFHITGMVGMSAGVFAGSTVVMVPRWDRELVGRLISRYKVTHWTCIPTMVIDLFGSPNYKSFDLSSLKFMNGGGASMPAAIADRLEKEFGIVFAEGYGLTETSAATHGNPPERAKPQCLGIPIFGVDSRVVDPTTLQELPPGEVGEIISHGPQVFKGYWRQPDATAAVFVEFEGKQFFRTGDLGRMDEEGYFFITDRLKRMINASGFKVWPAEVEMLLYKHPAVQEACIISAKDAYRGETVKAVVVLRAEAKGKTTPEDIMAWSRDHMAAYKVPKIVEFVDSLPKSGSGKVMWRLLQDQEAK, encoded by the coding sequence ATGCTCCTCGACGGGCGGCCGCCTTCTCGTGGCGGCGCGGCAGTCAAGGGCAACCCTCATGCCGCGCTAGGGTTTGTCCGTAGGCGCCGCGACCCTTCTGCACTGCCATGCTTCGGGCCATACCGTTTGCTCGAAACCTCTTTTTCTTCGTCTCAAGGAGTCCCCGTGTCTGAAGCAGCACCCCGCCCCCACGAACGCATCTGGCCGCGCCGCCTGCCGCGTGAGTTGGTCGTCCCGGCCACCTCGCTGTGGTTCAACCTCTTCGTGACCGCGCAGCGCTTTCCCGAGAAGGCGGCAACCATCTTCTTCGGCAAGCCGATGAGCTACCAGCAGCTGCACGACGACGCCGACCACCTGGCCGGCTGGCTGCAGAGCGTGGGCGTGAAGGCCGGTGACCGCGTGCTGCTGTACATGCAGAACTGCCCGCAGTTCCTCGCGGCCTTCTTCGGCATCCTGCGCGCCAACGCGGTGGTCGTGCCCGTCAACCCGATGAACAAGGCCGACGAACTCGGCCACTACATCACCGACCCCGAGGCCAAGGTCGCGATCTGCGGTGCCGACCTGGCGGCGATCGTCGAGACGGCCAACGCCGCGCTGCCGGCCGACAAGCGGCTGGCGCAAGTGCTCGTGACGCGCTACTCGGATGCGATGTTCGCGCCCGGCGCCATCGACCCGGCCGATGCACCGGTCGCGCCGGTGGAGGCGTGGTTGCGCAGCGAGCCGGTGCTGCCGGCGGCGGGCCAGGGCAGTGCCACCTACCTGATGTGGAACGACATGCTCGCGCGCCAGCTGAAGCCCGGGCCCCATACCGCCAAGCCCGACGACCTGGCCGTGCTGCCCTACACCTCGGGCACGACGGGCAACCCCAAGGGCTGCATGCACACCCACCGCACCGTGATGCACAACAGCTGCGGCATCCAGTGGGCGCATGGCGGGCCCGAGGCGGTGGCACTCGGCGTCGTGCCGATGTTCCACATTACCGGCATGGTCGGCATGTCGGCTGGCGTTTTTGCCGGCTCGACGGTCGTCATGGTGCCGCGCTGGGACCGCGAACTCGTCGGCCGCCTGATCTCGCGCTACAAGGTCACCCACTGGACCTGCATCCCGACGATGGTCATCGACCTCTTCGGCAGCCCCAACTACAAGAGCTTCGATCTTTCGAGCCTCAAGTTCATGAACGGCGGCGGGGCCTCGATGCCCGCGGCCATCGCCGACCGGCTGGAGAAAGAATTCGGCATCGTCTTCGCCGAAGGTTATGGCCTCACCGAGACCTCGGCCGCCACGCACGGCAACCCGCCCGAGCGCGCCAAGCCGCAGTGCCTGGGCATCCCGATCTTCGGCGTCGACTCGCGCGTGGTCGACCCGACCACGCTCCAGGAGCTGCCGCCCGGCGAGGTGGGCGAGATCATCAGCCACGGCCCGCAGGTGTTCAAAGGCTACTGGCGCCAGCCCGACGCGACCGCCGCCGTCTTCGTCGAGTTCGAAGGCAAGCAGTTCTTCCGCACCGGCGACCTCGGCCGCATGGACGAAGAAGGCTACTTCTTCATCACCGACCGCCTGAAACGCATGATCAACGCCAGTGGCTTCAAGGTCTGGCCGGCGGAAGTGGAGATGCTGCTCTACAAGCACCCTGCGGTGCAGGAGGCCTGCATCATCAGCGCGAAGGACGCCTACCGTGGCGAGACCGTCAAGGCCGTGGTCGTGCTGCGCGCCGAGGCCAAGGGCAAGACCACGCCGGAAGACATCATGGCCTGGTCGCGTGACCACATGGCGGCCTACAAGGTGCCGAAGATCGTGGAGTTCGTCGACAGCCTGCCCAAGTCGGGCTCGGGCAAGGTCATGTGGCGCTTGTTGCAGGACCAGGAAGCCAAGTAG
- a CDS encoding PQQ-dependent sugar dehydrogenase, translated as MNTGSIFLRTARSAFACSVAASVLIACGGGDDPVTPPSGNQAPVITLASPAADATYRAGDDIAIAATATDREDGALAANRLTWWVDLHHDTHSHPAQPVTNGGGGTFATPTRTEVSANVFYRVHVRAVDSGGRATEVTRDVRPQTAEITLATQPPGLQLTLDGQPVTAPHTVTGVQGVERDLGAATQVANGRRYTFAGWSDGGGATHTIGTPTANTTYTATFTDDGPANNTPPTVSLAAAGSGVVGTPVALSAAAADADGSVARVQFFDGSTLLGEDTSAPFEWAWTPTTAGAHALTARATDNAGDSSTSATVTVTVIDNTGPDGAPPTVTLTSPAHLAASVSGTVTVSATAVDNVGVAAVEFQVDGVALGVDDTLAPYSASWDASAYPPGQHIVRARARDAAGNVSPWSSATVQVASSASVPQGFTRQDNWIGGLDNATAFAQAADGRFFIAEQGGRIRIANAQGQFQLLPIINLAVDSSGERGLIGIALPPGFPSPNYLYVHYTRPDGRRNRVARFPYNDLLLGSEDRLLDLPELSNATNHNGGAIHFGADGKLYIGVGDNADSSHSPDLSTPFGKLLRINPDGSIPNDNPYFDTQRGAARAIWASGLRNPFTFAVEPGTGRIFINDVGAGAWEEINLGAPGADYGWPATEGPTNAAGVTAPLFAYRHDAASPPGSGTGGFFLGQSIAGGSFYPAAGGSFPAAYRRNYFFSDYVANTVGRLDPANGNAAYAFATLNGNPVDMLVGQDGALYVLTRSGVTRIAPAP; from the coding sequence ATGAACACCGGCTCGATCTTCCTGCGCACCGCGCGCTCCGCCTTCGCCTGCAGTGTTGCCGCTTCCGTGCTGATCGCCTGCGGCGGCGGCGACGACCCCGTCACCCCACCCAGCGGCAACCAGGCGCCCGTCATCACCCTCGCCAGCCCGGCGGCCGATGCCACCTACCGCGCCGGCGACGACATCGCCATTGCCGCCACGGCCACCGATCGCGAAGACGGCGCCCTCGCCGCCAACCGCCTCACCTGGTGGGTCGACCTGCACCACGACACCCACAGCCACCCCGCGCAGCCCGTGACGAATGGAGGGGGCGGTACGTTCGCCACCCCCACCCGCACCGAGGTGTCGGCCAACGTCTTCTACCGCGTGCACGTGCGCGCCGTCGACAGCGGCGGCCGCGCCACGGAAGTCACGCGCGACGTGCGCCCGCAGACCGCGGAAATCACGCTCGCCACGCAGCCGCCCGGCCTGCAGCTCACCCTCGACGGCCAGCCCGTCACCGCACCGCACACCGTGACCGGCGTGCAAGGCGTGGAGCGCGACCTCGGCGCGGCCACGCAGGTGGCCAACGGCCGCCGCTACACCTTCGCCGGCTGGAGCGACGGCGGCGGCGCCACGCACACCATTGGCACGCCCACCGCCAACACCACCTACACCGCCACCTTCACCGACGACGGCCCGGCCAACAACACGCCGCCCACGGTGAGCCTTGCCGCGGCGGGCAGCGGCGTGGTGGGCACGCCGGTCGCCCTGTCGGCGGCGGCGGCCGACGCCGACGGGTCGGTGGCGCGCGTGCAGTTCTTCGACGGCAGCACGTTGCTTGGCGAAGACACGAGCGCACCCTTCGAATGGGCCTGGACGCCCACCACCGCAGGTGCCCACGCGCTCACTGCCCGCGCCACCGACAACGCGGGAGACAGCTCGACCAGCGCCACCGTCACCGTGACGGTGATCGACAACACCGGGCCGGACGGCGCGCCTCCCACCGTCACCCTCACGAGCCCCGCCCACCTTGCCGCCTCGGTAAGCGGCACCGTCACGGTGAGCGCCACCGCCGTCGACAACGTCGGCGTGGCCGCGGTCGAGTTCCAGGTCGACGGCGTGGCGCTCGGCGTCGACGACACGCTCGCGCCCTACAGCGCCTCGTGGGACGCCTCGGCCTACCCGCCCGGCCAGCACATCGTGCGCGCCCGGGCGCGCGATGCGGCCGGCAACGTCTCGCCCTGGAGCAGCGCCACGGTGCAGGTCGCAAGCAGCGCCAGCGTGCCGCAGGGCTTCACCCGGCAGGACAACTGGATCGGCGGGCTCGACAACGCCACCGCCTTCGCGCAGGCCGCCGACGGCCGCTTCTTCATCGCCGAGCAGGGCGGACGCATCCGCATTGCCAACGCACAGGGCCAGTTCCAGCTGCTGCCGATCATCAACCTGGCGGTCGACTCGAGCGGCGAGCGTGGGCTCATCGGCATCGCGCTGCCGCCCGGCTTCCCGTCGCCCAACTACCTCTATGTGCACTACACGCGCCCGGACGGCCGCAGAAACCGCGTGGCGCGCTTTCCGTACAACGACCTGTTGCTCGGCTCGGAAGACCGCCTGCTCGATCTGCCCGAGCTGTCGAATGCCACCAACCACAATGGCGGCGCCATCCACTTCGGCGCCGACGGCAAGCTCTACATCGGCGTGGGCGACAACGCCGATTCGAGCCATTCGCCCGACCTGTCGACACCCTTCGGCAAGCTGCTGCGCATCAACCCCGACGGCAGCATCCCCAACGACAACCCGTACTTCGACACCCAGCGTGGCGCGGCCCGCGCCATCTGGGCGAGCGGCCTGCGCAACCCCTTCACCTTCGCGGTGGAGCCGGGCACCGGCCGCATCTTCATCAACGACGTGGGCGCGGGCGCCTGGGAAGAGATCAACCTCGGCGCGCCGGGGGCCGACTACGGCTGGCCCGCCACCGAAGGCCCGACCAACGCGGCCGGCGTGACGGCACCGCTCTTCGCCTACCGGCACGATGCCGCGAGCCCTCCCGGCTCGGGCACGGGCGGCTTCTTCCTCGGCCAGTCCATCGCAGGTGGAAGCTTCTACCCTGCCGCGGGCGGCAGTTTCCCGGCCGCGTACCGACGCAACTACTTCTTCAGCGACTACGTGGCCAACACCGTGGGCCGCCTCGACCCGGCGAACGGCAACGCCGCCTATGCCTTCGCCACCCTCAACGGCAACCCGGTCGACATGCTGGTGGGCCAGGACGGCGCGCTCTACGTGCTGACCCGCTCGGGCGTGACGCGCATCGCGCCGGCGCCGTGA
- a CDS encoding pyrimidine/purine nucleoside phosphorylase: MTDKINATIATRANVYFDGKCVSHSITLPDGTKKSVGVILPSSLRFNTGEPEVMELVEGVCRVKYAGSDNWLPYSAGQSFNVPGKSHFDIEVTQTLHYICHFG, encoded by the coding sequence ATGACCGACAAGATCAACGCCACCATCGCCACCCGCGCCAACGTCTACTTCGACGGCAAGTGCGTCTCGCACAGCATCACGCTGCCCGACGGCACCAAGAAAAGCGTGGGCGTGATCCTGCCCTCGTCGCTGCGCTTCAACACCGGCGAGCCGGAAGTGATGGAACTGGTGGAAGGCGTGTGCCGCGTGAAGTACGCCGGCAGCGACAACTGGCTGCCGTACTCGGCAGGCCAGTCGTTCAACGTGCCGGGCAAGTCGCACTTCGACATCGAAGTGACGCAGACCTTGCACTACATCTGCCACTTCGGCTGA
- a CDS encoding lipoprotein signal peptidase, with amino-acid sequence MANQKANLLPWLAIAVVVIVLDQITKTLILQHYQYGDSTTITSFFNIVRAHNTGAAFSFLAGAGGWQRWFFIGLGFAAAVFIIWMLRSHGGQKMFAWALSLILGGAVGNVVDRMLHGYVVDFIQVHWGATYYFPSFNVADSAITAGAALLILDELLRVRRGR; translated from the coding sequence ATGGCAAACCAGAAGGCCAACCTGCTGCCGTGGCTTGCGATCGCGGTCGTGGTGATCGTGCTCGACCAGATCACCAAGACGCTGATCCTGCAGCACTACCAGTACGGCGACAGCACGACCATCACCTCGTTCTTCAACATCGTGCGGGCGCACAACACCGGCGCGGCGTTTTCGTTCCTGGCGGGGGCGGGCGGCTGGCAGCGCTGGTTCTTCATCGGCCTGGGCTTCGCGGCGGCCGTCTTCATCATCTGGATGCTGCGCTCGCACGGCGGGCAGAAGATGTTTGCCTGGGCGCTGTCGCTGATCTTGGGCGGCGCCGTCGGCAACGTGGTCGACCGCATGCTGCACGGCTACGTGGTCGACTTCATCCAGGTGCACTGGGGCGCGACGTACTACTTCCCGTCGTTCAACGTGGCCGACAGCGCCATCACGGCGGGCGCAGCCTTGCTGATCCTCGACGAACTGCTGCGCGTGAGGCGCGGCCGTTGA